The region GTGGGGCGTTTGCCTCGGTGATTGGCGGAGCGCCCGCAGCTGCGGTGGTCTTTCCGGCGTTGGTGGCGAAGCGAACCCTTGCGGATGAACGCTGGCAACGGGCGCATCGGGAGAAGCAGTTAGATTCGCGTCAGATGAGCGATCTTTATCAAGAGATTTACTTGGAGAAGCAACAAGAGCTGGCGGTGGAATTCGATCAGACGCACAATATTGAGCGCGCTAAGTCGGTTGGATCGATCGATAAAATTATCGAACTTGCTGGCTTACGCCCAAGCGTGGTACAATTTTTGCAAGATTTTTATCAAAAGTAAAAAGATAATAAAGCACTTGCCTTAAAACGATAAGGCGGGTGCTTTCGTGTCGAAATTTTTAGATATTGAGTTGGGTAATGGCGCGCTTGAGTTGGTGGAGTTCTTGTTTGATGGGTAGTTGGACGTGGATATTTTTGCTGGGGATAATCAACTCGCTAGCGTAGAGCGCGAGTGGGCTTTTTAGGGTGCGATTGAGGGCGAAGTTGCCATATTTGGTGTCGCCGATGATAGGCAGATTTTGGTTCTTTAGGTGGATACGAATCTGGTGCATGCGCCCTGACTGTAGCTCGATTTTGAGCAGTGAAGCGTGGGGTTGCCAGCGCTCTACTTTTTGGATGATCGACTTGGCGCGCTTACTTTTATTGTGTACCATAATCGCCTCTTCCGCCACCATCTGTCTAGGTGCATCGCCCCAAACCACGGCATGATAGATCTTTTGGATAGCGGTAGGATGGCTAAAAAGTTGGCTATAGTGATAGGCGCTAGCTGGACGCTTGGCGATGATAATCAGCCCTTGGGTGGCGGCATCAAGGCGGTGTACGGGGTAGATCTTCTGCTCAAAGAGGCTGGTTAAGTGCTCTACCAGCGAGTAAGCTACCCCCTTACCCGGTTGCACGGCGAGCCCTGCGGGTTTGGCAAAGATCCAAATTTCATGATTTTCAAAGAGCAATGGCGTATTCATTTTTCCTATTATAGGTTGCCCGCGCCAAGATGTCAAGCCGTTGGCGTGGACGAATTTTGGAAAGAATCGGGCGTTTGGGTCAATTTTCGTCTAGGTGAGTGTCGATAAATGGAGTATGAAACGGAATATAATGACATTTTTACTCATGTTATCTTTTATGGGTTATAAAGGATATGCATTGGATTGGATCGATGAGCATCTTGATGATCGCGAGCCTGCTCCAGAGGGCGTTCCGTCTGCTGATGGATTGCCCCACGAGAGCGATCTCCAAGCGGAACGATCGTCGCCGGTTGTTCCTGATAATATTGAAGAGCCACGCTTAGAGACACAACGGGTGGAGGTGTTGGAAGAGAAACGTGAGGATCGCGTTTTTGTTACCGATTTTTCGCAAATTGAGCTTCAACACGCCATGAATTTAGAACGATTAAGTTTATCTACGCAAGCCCATGCTGCCTACAATCGCGCTATCGATGTGGCTGCGCTTAAGGGTGATGAGGCGTTGTTACAGGCGCTTTTGGCACGTGCGGGTTTTTACTTGCGTCATCGAGACTTAGATGGGGCAGAGAGCGATTATCGTACTGCTATTGAGTTGGTGGCTGTGGAGCGTCGCTATGCCTTGGCTGACTATGTAGCTAGGGAGTATGCCCATCAAGGTTTTTGGGAGGAGTCGTTACCTTGGTATAGCCGAAAGATTGCCGCCGACCCCAAATCGATTGTCGGATATACCGAGCGCGCTTATGCCTATGTTAAGATTAATCGCTATCGTACTGCCTTGTGGGATTATGATATGGCGCTCTCTTTGGCAAAGGAGCAAGATACCAAAGAGCGTATCGAATTTGAGCGAGCTAAGCTCTACTTTGCACTAGGGGATAGAGAGCGTGCCGATGCAAGTTTTGCGCGATCGCCCCAGAGTGCGCCCTATTTGCGTGTGCGATCGGAATTTTATCGAAGCCAAAATCGTAATCAAGAGGCCATTGATGCCTATGCGCAGTTAATTACGGAAGAGCCAAAATTTGCCAGCGATCATGCGCTACGGGGCGAGTGGCAAGCCCTACGTGGGGAGCATGCTCTGGCGCGAGAGAGCTTTAACAAGGCGATTGAGTTAGCTCCTGAAGATGCATCGATTGTGGCGCGTCGGGCGCACTTTTTGATGGAACAGGGGGATTATGAGAACGCGTTACGCGATTACAGCCGAGCGATTGCCTTACAACCCGATGTGGCGCATCGTTATGCCGAGCGGGCACGCTTGCTGGAGAAAAAGGGCGATTTGCTCTTGGCAATTGCTGACTTTAGCCGTGCTATCGACCTTGAACCAACGCGTGCCTTTCGCTACAATGAACGCGCCGCCGCCTATCAACGACAGGGGCAGGTGCAGTTAGCGCTCAATGATTATGCACAGGCGCTTCGTTTAGATTCTGGTAATGTGACGGCACAGCGTGGCTGGGCAGAAC is a window of Entomospira culicis DNA encoding:
- a CDS encoding RluA family pseudouridine synthase gives rise to the protein MNTPLLFENHEIWIFAKPAGLAVQPGKGVAYSLVEHLTSLFEQKIYPVHRLDAATQGLIIIAKRPASAYHYSQLFSHPTAIQKIYHAVVWGDAPRQMVAEEAIMVHNKSKRAKSIIQKVERWQPHASLLKIELQSGRMHQIRIHLKNQNLPIIGDTKYGNFALNRTLKSPLALYASELIIPSKNIHVQLPIKQELHQLKRAITQLNI
- a CDS encoding tetratricopeptide repeat protein, which gives rise to MKRNIMTFLLMLSFMGYKGYALDWIDEHLDDREPAPEGVPSADGLPHESDLQAERSSPVVPDNIEEPRLETQRVEVLEEKREDRVFVTDFSQIELQHAMNLERLSLSTQAHAAYNRAIDVAALKGDEALLQALLARAGFYLRHRDLDGAESDYRTAIELVAVERRYALADYVAREYAHQGFWEESLPWYSRKIAADPKSIVGYTERAYAYVKINRYRTALWDYDMALSLAKEQDTKERIEFERAKLYFALGDRERADASFARSPQSAPYLRVRSEFYRSQNRNQEAIDAYAQLITEEPKFASDHALRGEWQALRGEHALARESFNKAIELAPEDASIVARRAHFLMEQGDYENALRDYSRAIALQPDVAHRYAERARLLEKKGDLLLAIADFSRAIDLEPTRAFRYNERAAAYQRQGQVQLALNDYAQALRLDSGNVTAQRGWAELQRHQ